The segment GACTCGCACGAACCAGCTCGACACGGCCTTGTAGATCAGAGGGTTCCGGCAGCGCCAGCAGTGGGGATAGGAGTGCTCGTAGCTGGCCTCGCGCAGAAGCCGCCCCGCGTCGCGCAGAAGACGGATGAGCGGACGGTTGGCCTCCATCCACAGCTGGCCGGCGACATCCGTCACGTCGGGCAGGAACCGTCCCCCGTCGTCGAGGGACAGGATGGTCGGGATGCCCACAGCGTCGGCGACACGCTGGTCATCCTCGCCGTAGGCGGGAGCCTGGTGGACGATGCCGGTTCCATCGCTGGTCGTGACGTAGTCGTCGACGAGGATCTGCCAGGCGTTGTGCGTCCCCCAGGCCTCGGCATCGGCGTAGTAGTCGAAGAGCCTGTCGTACGCCACGCCCTCGAGCTCCGCCCCCATGACGGTGGCGTCGACCGCCGCGCGGGCCTCGTCGGCCGTGTCGTATCCGAGGTCCTTGGCGTAACCGGCGAGCAGATCCTCGGCGAGGAGGTAGCGGTGGGCGCTCGATTCGACCGCGTCATCCGGCGTCCCGTCGGGAGAGGTGTGGACGTCGGCGGCACCGCGCGGACCCGCCGGAAGGACGACGTAACGGATGTCCGGGCCCACGGCCAGCGCGAGGTTCGTCGGCAGCGTCCAGGGCGTCGTCGTCCAGGCCAGGGCGCGCACGGCGGTCAGCCCGAGAGCCTCGGCCTTCCCCCCGACCAGCGGGAAGGTCACCGTGACGGACGGATCCTGCCGCATCTGGTAGACGTCGTCGTCCATCCGCAGCTCGTGGCTGGACAGCGGAGTCTCGTCGCGCCAGCAGTACGGGAGCACCCGATAGCCCTCGTACGCCAGCCCCTTGTCGTGAAGCGTGTGGAACGCCCACAGCACCGACTCCATATAGGTCGTGTCGAGGGTCTTGTACCCGCGCTCGAAGTCCACCCACCGCGCCTGCCGCGTGACATAGTCCTGCCACTCCCGGGTGTAGGCGAGAACCGACTCGCGGGCGCGGTCGTTGAAGACATCGATGCCCATCGCCTCGATATCGGTCTTCTCGGAGATGCCGAGCTGCTTCATCGCCTCGAGTTCGGCCGGCAGGCCGTGGGTGTCCCAGCCGAAGACCCGGTCGACCTTCTTCCCCCGCATGGTCTGAAAGCGCGGGAACAGGTCCTTGGCATACCCGGTGAGGAGGTGACCGTAGTGCGGCAGCCCGTTGGCGAACGGCGGGCCGTCGTAGAACACCCATTCCTCGGCCCCATCGCGGCGGGCGACGGACGCGCGGAAGGTGTCGTCCTCGCTCCAGAACGCGAGCACCTCGTCCTCGATGTCGGGGAACCGCGGGCTCGGAACGACCGCCGCGGGGCCGAAGGAGGCGCCGGAGGGAGTGGGCTTCGGATAGGTCATGTCGTCTCGCAGTCGTCGGTCGTGCCGGACGCCGGGACGACTCCTCGCGAGCCGCGGTACCACCCTGCTTGCGGGTCTCCCCGCCTCTCTCACAGCGGCTGTGACGGGCCTGCCCCGCTCGGTTCTACTGGTCCCCGTGGGGACGTTCTTCCGAGTGCTCCCCGGTGATGGCCGGATCGATGCGTATAGGTCGATCATATCGCTCCCCTCCGCGTGGGGCGGCAGGGAATGCCCGGACAGTCGACCGGGTTTCTGGACTCGTGCCAGAATCATCCCCCGTGCCCTCCGTTCCCCCCGTGCCCACGTCCACCCTCGACCGCTCCCCCACGCGCCGCGTGGCGTGGGCGTCCATGGTCGGAACCTCGCTCGAATCGTTCGACTTCTACCTCTTCGCCTACTTCTCGGCGTTCTTCGTCGGGCCGCTGTTCTTCGAGCCCCTCGGCTCTGTCGGCGGCACGGCGCTGTCCTTCCTCACCATCGCGGTGGCCTTCGTCGTCCGCCCGGTCGGTGCGCTGATCTTCGGCTACCTGGGTGACCGTCTCGGGCGACGGACGACCCTGCTGTGGACGGTCGGCGTCATGGGGGTGGCGACCGGACTGATCGGGCTCCTGCCCACCTATGCCCAGGCCGGATGGCTCGGGGCGGTGCTGCTCGTCACGCTCCGCATCGCGCAGGGGCTCTCCCTGGGTGGCGAGTGGGGCGGATCGATCCTCATCGCCACCGAGCACTCGTCGCCGGTCAAGCGCGCCTTCTACGCCGCGATCCCGCAGCTGGGATCACCCGTCGGCTCGATCCTGTCGGCGACGCTGTTCATCGTGCTCACCTTCGTCCTCCCCGCAGAAGAGCTCGCGGCGTGGGGCTGGCGAATCCCCTTCCTCCTCGCCCTCCCGCTGCTGCTCGTGTCGCTGTATCTGCGGTGGTCGATCTCCGAGACCCCGGTGTTCGAGGGCCTCGTCGCCGAAGGTCGCCGCGATCGGACACCGGTGCTGTCGATGCTGCGTCAGCGGCCTGGGACTCTGGTGATCGCCATCGGCGCCGCCCTCCTCGGCATCGGCTCCTACTCTCTGATGAACACGTACACGATCAACTACGGCACGACCGAACTCGGATTCAGCTACCAGGATCTGCTCGTCGCGACGACCGTCGGCGGTCTGCTGCAGCTGATCACCATCCCGCTCTTCGGCGCCTGGGCGACCCGCATCGGGTCGGCGCGCGTCGTCGCCGCCGGAGCGCTCGGCACGCTCCTCATCACCTTCCCGATGTACTTCCTCCTGCAGTTCTCGTCGTTCCCGATCCTCGTGGCGACGATGATCATCGGCGGCATCCTCCCGACCATGTCGTGGGCTGCCCTCGGCGGGCTCATGAACGACCTGTTCCCCGACCGATTCCGCTACTCGGCGCTGTCGTTCGCGTACGCCCTCGCCGCGACAGTCAGCGGGTTCGTGCCCTATGTCACGCTGACGATCGGGCAGGCCACCGCGTTCGCCTGGTGGCATCCGGGCGTCATCCTGGCGGCGATGTCGGCGGTCACACTCGTCGCCGCCCTGGCAGCGGGGGCGTTGATCACCCGCCGGCCCGCCGAGAGCGAGCCGGTGCCCGACCTCGTCGCCGCCGGGTGAGAAGAACTCCCCGTGGGTCCGCCCGATAGAATCGGGCGGACCCACACTCAGGCACGCTCACACAGTGCCGCACATAGCGCCGAGGAGACACCATGGCCACCATTCCCGACAAGCCCGCACTCGAAGGGCTGGAGAAGACCTGGGACGAACGGTGGACCGCGGCGGGAACCTACGCCTTCGACAGGCTCCGCGCCGCCGAAGTGGGGCGCGACGGCGTCTACAGCATCGACACTCCGCCCCCCACCGCTTCGGGGAGCCTGCACATCGGCCACGTCTTCAGCTACACCCACACCGACGTGAAGGTCCGCTACGAGCGGATGCGGGGCAAGGTCGTCTTCTATCCCATGGGATGGGACGACAACGGCCTTCCCACCGAGCGACGTGTGCAGAACTACTACGGGGTGCGGTGCGATCCGACCCTCGCCTACGATCCCGAATTCACTCCGCCGTACGAAGGCGGTGACAACAAGTCGTCGCGTGCGGCCGATCAGATCCCGATCAGCCGTCGCAACTTCATCGAACTGTGCGAGAAGCTCACCGTCGAGGATGAGAAGCACTTCGAGGCGCTGTGGCGAAGCCTCGGTCTGAGCGTGGACTGGAGCCAGACCTACCGCACGATCTCCGACGAGACGATGCGCACCAGTCAACTGGCGTTCCTCCGGAACATCGAGCGGGGCGAGGCGTATCAGGCCCTCGCCCCGACCCTGTGGGACATCGACTTCCGCTCGGCCATCGCGCAGGCCGAGCTCGAGGATCGCGAGCAGCCGGCCGCCTACCACCGGGTCGCCTTCCATCGCACCGACGGCAGTGGCGACATCCACATCGAGACCACGCGGCCCGAACTCCTTCCCGCCTGCGTCGCGCTCGTGGCGCACCCCGACGATGAGCGCTACCGCGATGTGTTCGGCACAACGGTGCGCACGCCGCTGTTCGACGTCGAGGTTCCGGTGCTCTCCCACCCGCTCGCCCAGCCCGACAAGGGTTCGGGTATCGCGATGATCTGCACCTTCGGCGACGTGACGGACATCATCTGGTGGCGCGAGCTCGACCTGCCCAACCGCACGATCCTCGGCCAGGACGGTCGGGTGGTCGCCGATGCACCCGAGGTCATCACGTCGGAGACAGGCGTGTCTGCGTATGCCGAGCTGGCCGGCAAGACGGTCTTCAGCGCCAAGAAGCGCATCGTCGAGCTCCTGCAGGAGTCGGGAGAGCTCATCGGCGAGCCGCGGCCGTTCACGCACCCGGTGAAGTTCTACGAGAAGGGCGATCGCCCGCTGGAGATCGTCTCGACCCGCCAGTGGTACGTCCGCAACGGCGCGCGCGACGCGGCGCTGCGAGACCGGCTGATCTCGCTCGGTCGAGAGCTGAACTGGCACCCCGACTTCATGCGTGTCAGGTACGAGAACTGGACCAATGGACTCACGGGTGACTGGCTGGTGTCACGCCAGCGGTTCTTCGGTGTGCCGATCCCCGTCTGGTACGGACTGGATGCCGACGGCAACCGCGACTACGACCGGGTGATCGTGCCCGAGGTCGGCCAGCTGCCCGTGGACCCGACGATCGACGTCCCCACCGGCTTCACCGCCGACCAGCGGGGCGTGCCCGGAGGTTTCGAGGGCGAGCAGGACATCTTCGACACCTGGGCCACCTCGTCTCTGACTCCCCAGCTCGCAGGCGGCTGGGAGCGCGATCCCGAGCTGTGGGATCTGGTCGCGCCGTTCGACCTGCGCCCGCAGGGTCAGGACATCATCCGCACCTGGCTGTTCTCCACCATGCTGCGCAGCGCCCTGGAAGATGGCCGGTCGCCCTGGCGGACGGCCGCGATCTCGGGCTTCATCGTCGACCCGGACCGCAAGAAGATGTCCAAGTCCAAGGGCAATGTCGTCACTCCCGCCGACATCCTCGCCCAGCACGGGTCCGACGCCGTCCGGTACTGGGCGGCGTCCAGCAGGCTGGGCACCGACGCCGCTTTCGATCCGCAGAACCCCACGCAGATCAAGATCGGCAGGCGCCTGGCGATCAAGATCCTCAATGCCGCGAAGTTCGTGCTCTCCTTCCCGGTGCCCGAGGATGCCACCATCACGCACGCGTTGGATGCGAGCATGCTGTCGACCCTCGACGCCGTCGTGAGTGAAGCCACCGCAGCATGGGAGGTCTACGACCATGCCCGCGCCCTCGAGCTCACGGAATCGTTCTTCTGGACGTTCTGCGACGATTACCTCGAACTGGTGAAGGAGCGCGCCTACGACCGTACCGACGTCGGCGGCGCCTCGGCCGCTCTGTCGTTGCGCCTGGCCCTGTCCACCCTGCTGCGACTGTTCGCTCCTGTGCTCTCCTTCGCGACCGAGGAGGCGTGGTCGTGGTTCAACGAAGAGTCCATCCACATCACCTCGTGGCCGCAGCCGCAGTCGACCGACGGTGACCCCCGGGTGCTGGTGGCCGTCGGCACCGCCCTCATCGGTATCCGTCGTGCGAAGACCGAGGCGAAGGTGTCGCAGAAGACGCCCGTCGCGGAGCTCACGATATCCGCACCAGCCGAGACCCGAGACCTCCTACGCCTCGCGGAGGGGGATCTGAAGGCGGTGGGCCGGGTCGCCGAGATCCACTACGTCGACGGCGCTGACACCGCTGTGACCGACATCCGCTTCGCCGAGGAGGCCTGACATGCAGCTGGGAACGCGATGGACGTCCGGAGACGAGCCGCCCGCATCGGTGCCGCCCGCGGTCGCCGCGGCCGTTCGTTCTGTCGACGCCACGATGGGCGCGGCCGGTCCGCGCCCGCGGTGGACGTTGACGTGGCTGGAGGGGCGGCCGATCGCAGAACTCGACAGCGGTGTGATCGTCGAGCTCGACGCGGACGGAGCCGCGGTGGTGCGTCACGACGCCCAGGACGAATTCGGCTGAGCCGCCTCCGCGCCGGCGTACGTCCTCAGAGGTGAGGGGCCGGTCTGCCGGCTCGCTGCGAGGAGGAGACGCGTGGCCACCGCGGTCGCAGCCAGTGTCACCCCCGCGGCGATGATGTACGGCAGCCGCAAATCCACGCGCGCGACGAGCCCGCCGGCGAGTGTGGCGATCGGGAACAGTCCCCATGTGAGGCTGCGGATGACGCCGAGGACGCGCCCGAAGATGTCACCGGGAACCATCAGCTGTCGGAGGGCCCCCCAGGGAACGTTCCAGGAGGACACGGCGAAGGCCATGAGGCCGTAGAAGACCACAGCGAGGACGACCCCCGGGGCCGCCGCCACGAGCGCCAGGCTCACCGCGGCCAGGACGTTCGCGCTGAGCATCACGGCGCCGCGACCGAACCTGTCGACCAGGAGCGGCGCGAGGAGGGAACCTGCGAGGGCACCGACTCCGATGCCGGCGGTCACGAACCCGATCGCGGCCGGCGGGACGCCCTGGGTGTCGAGGAAATACAGGATCGTCGCCGCCTGCGCGAAGGAGAAGGCCGACCCCACGACGGAGGTGAAGATCACCAGGGCACGGAGGTAGCGATGCCGCCACAGGTATGCCAGGGCCGTTCGCGTGGAGATCGGGGTGGCGGAAGGAGTGTCGTCTGGCGCTCGGCGGGGTCGTGCGGCGGCGACGGGCAGGAGCAGCGCGAGGACGATCGGCACCAGATATCCGAACGCGCCGAGCCAGAGCGGTGAAGCCAAGGACACGGCGAAGAGCACGCCCGCCACCGGTTGCGCCAGGAAACTGTCGATGGTGATCTGCGCAGCCTGCACGCGACCATTGGCGCGATCGAGACCTCCGCGCGGCACGAGCGCGGGGATGACGGCATTCGTGGCGTTGTCGAACAGGGTCTCCCCCAGTCCGAACACCAGCACGCCCGCCAACAATGCCCAGACCGTCAGCTGATCGGTGACGGTGAGGAGGGCGAGAGCGACCGCGGCACCACCGCGGAGGGTATTCGCCGCGGCCATGATGACGCGCCGGTCGAGGCGGTCCACCAGCATGCCGGCCGGGAGGCCGAACACCAGCCAGGGCAAAAACGCCAAGGCGCCGATGGCGGCGATCGCGAGCGGGTCTGTCGTCAGCGTCGTCGCGATAAGCGGCACCGCGGTGCGGCCGAGCCCATCGGCCAGGTTGCTGAACGCCGCTGCGGTCCACAGTCGACCGAAGTCCCGGCCGAGGGGCGGGCGCCGCGGGGGCGCCGGTCCGAGGTCGGGGACGATCTCGGACCTGGTGTCGGTCACCGGGTCAGCCCGGGAAGAGGCCGATCGCGCCGCGCGCGACCGCCCGCTGACGACGGTCGACCGCGTCGGTGAGCACGGCGGCGCTTCGCCGACCGACGACGTCGTCACGACGTCGGACGCGGCGTGCCACTGCGCCCCGGGCGGCGTCGGCGGCGACCAGGATCAGACGCTCGATGCCGGTGGTCGCAGGTGCGGGGGTGGTGAAAGTCGTCATGAGACACCTCCGATTTCGGGAAGCGGAAAGACGTCGGCGCGGATCGTGACGGGTCGCACGTCCTCGCCTTCCTGGTTGCGATAGCGCTCGACGGTCTCGTCGATGACGGCCATGATGCGATGGGTGAGCTCGGCGCTTTGAGCGGGCGTCAGACGCGCCGTGGCGGTGGAGATGAGGCTGGCGTCCTGCCACTGGTCATCCTCTTCGCCGATCGCCTGATCGTGGAAGTCGAGAAGTGCCTGCTGACGAAGCCGGAAGAACTCGCCGGTCACCAACTGCGTGACCGCGCGGGCCGCCGGCGTCTTCGCCGCCCCCGCTGCACTCATCGTGATCCCGCCCGCGGGCCGCTCCCACCAGCGCTCGCGCCCCGACCCCTGCCCGGGTCGCTCGCGAATCAGATCCTGCCTGGCAAGCGCTCGGAGGTGGTAGCTCGTCGATCCCGTCGACTCCCCGAGGCGCTCTGCGAGGGAACTCGCCGTCTGCGGTCCGTACTGGCTGAGGATGTCGTAGATCTTGACGCGCAGCGGATGGGCGAGAGCACGAAGCGCCGGCGCGTCGAGCACCCGATCGTTGGCGTGGTGGACCTCGACCCGCGCCGCGATGTCCGACTCGGGCTCGGGCTCGTCGTGGGTGCTCATACGTTCAGCGTAGCTATGCAAAGGAATCTTTGCAAGGGTCACTTTGCAAAGGAGTGGTTGCACGCTGAGCCGCCTCGCTTAGGGTGGAGATATGACGGATGCCAACCCGCTGCTCGAGCCCTCATCCCTGCCCTACGGATTGCCCGAATACCGCCGGGTGGTGACGGCCGACTACCTCCCCGCGTTCCGCACCGCGTTCGCGGCGCATCGCGACGAGGTCGCCCGGATCGCAGCGGACCCCTCTGACGCGACCTTCCAGAACACGCTTGTCGCGCTGGAGGAATCGGGTCATCTTCTCGGTGACGTCGCGCGCACCTTCTATACCGTGTCCTCCGCCGACGCCACCGAGGACATCCAAGCTGTGGAGGAGGAGCTCGCTCCGCTCATGGCGGCGCATCAGGACGCCATCCAGCTCGATCCCGCGCTCTACGCACGCGTGCGTCATGTGTACGACAGCCGCGAGAGCAGCGATCTGTCGCCTGAGGACCGGTATCTCGTCGAACGGCGCTACCGGGAGATGACCCACGCCGGCGCTGCACTGGGAGACGACGCGAAGGAACGTCTGACGCAGCTGAATCAGCGGCTGTCGACCCTCACGACGACGTTCGAGAAGAACCTTCTGGCAGACACCAACGAGCTCGCCGTCGTCTTCGACGACGAGTCCGAGCTCGACGGACTCACCGAGGGCGAGCTGTCCGCGGCCGCTCGGGCCGCCGCAGACCGGGGCATGGAGGGGAAGTACGTCGTCACCCTCACGCTGTTCACGGGCCATCCGTATCTCTCGAGCCTGACAGACCGCGAGAGCCGCCGCCGCATCATGGCCGCATCACGGTCACGCGGCTCTCGCGGAAACGCGAACGACAACACCGGTGTGCTGCGCGAGATCGTGCGCCTGCGTGCCGAGCGCGCTCAGCTCCTCGGATACGAGTCCCACGCCGCGTACGTCACCGCGGATGAGACCGCCGGCTCTCCCGAGGCCGTCCGCGAACTGCTGTTCCGGCTGGCAGAGCCGGCTGCCCGCAACGCGCGGAAGGAGCAGGAGGCGCTGCAGCGCGTCATCGACGCGTCCGGCGAAACGTTTCCGCTCGCCGCGCACGACTGGGCCTTCTTCACCGAGCGCGTGCGCGAAGCGGAGTACGACCTCGACCGTGCGGCGCTTCGACCGTGGTTCGAGGCGGAGCGCGTTCTGAAGGACGGCGTGTTCCGAGCGGCCGCCGAGCTCTACGGCGTGAGCCTCACCGAGCGGCCCGACCTTCCCGCCTACCACCCGGAGGCGAGGGTGTTCGAAGTCCACGATGCCGACGGCACCCCGGTCGGGCTCTACATCCTCGATCTCTACACCCGCGACACCAAGCGCGGCGGCGCGTGGATGAACTCGATCGCGGTGCAGTCGCGGCTGCGGGAAACGGCGGCCGTGGTGGTGAACAACCTCAACGTGCCCCAGCCCTCCCCCGGCCAGCCGACGCTTCTCACCCTCGACGAGGTCACCACGCTCTTCCACGAGTTCGGCCACGCCCTCCACGGTCTTTTCGCCACCGTGACCTACCCGTCCCTCGGCGGGACCAACGTGTTCCGCGATTTCGTGGAGTTTCCGAGCCAGGTCAATGAGATGTGGATCTACTGGCCGGAGATCCTCAGCACCTACGCCCGGCATGTCGACACCGACGAGCCGCTGCCCGCAGAGGTCGTCGCGAGGCTCCACGCGTCCGAGGCCTTCAACCAGGGCTTCTCGACCAGCGAGTACCTGGCCGCGTCCTGGATCGATCAGGCGTGGCATCGTCTGGGGCCCGAAGAGGCAGGGGCGGACCTCGATGTCGCGAGCTTCGAGACCGGCGCCCTGGCCGAGATCGGCCTCGACAACCCTGCCGTCCCGACGCGCTACTCGTCCACCTACTTCGCCCACGTGTTCTCCGGCGGCTACAGCGCCGGGTACTACTCCTACATCTGGAGCGAGGTGCTCGACGCCGACACCGTCGAATGGTTCCGCGAGAACGGCGGGCTTACCCGTGAGAACGGCGATCGGTTCCGACAGCGGCTGCTGGGAGTCGGCGGGTCGAAGGATCCGCTGGAGGCCTACCGCGACTTCCGCGGCCGGGATGCCGAGATCGCCCCGCTTCTCCGCCGCCGCGGCCTCGACGTCTGAGGTCGCTGCGGATCCGCGCAGGAACTAGGGGACGAGGTCCAGGCTACGCGCGAAGCTCCGCACCCGCACAGCCATGTCTTGGGGGACCTCCGCGACCGTGAAGTGCCCGCCCTCGGTGAGCCGCTCGAAGACCCGGAGATCCCGGTAGAAGCGTCGTGCGAGCGATTCGGGATAGTCGGCCTCGTGACGCTGGATGTGAACGGCAGCCGGCACGCGCACCGGCGGGATCGTGTCCGGCTGATCGGCCCCCTCGTAGTACGGACGGAACGATGTGCCGATGCTCTGGGACACCCAGTAGATCATCGCCTCCGTGAGGATCCGGTCCCGACTGATCCTCCTCTCCACGAGGCTCGGGTCGCCCTCGGGCGTGTCGCTCCACTCCACGAGTTTCTCGCAGAGCCAGGCGAGGAGCCCCGCCGGCGAGTCGTTGAGAGCGACGGCGAGCGTGTCGGGCCGGGTGGCCTGAACGTGTCCGTACGCGCCGTGCAGCTCGTGATCGCGCGCGAGCCGATCGAAGAACGCCCGCTCGCTCGGGTCATCGAGACTGTCGCGCTCGCGACCCGTCGGAAAGTGGGCATGCGTCGCCACCACGCCGCCGACGACCTGTGCGCGTGTGGCAGCGAGGAGATCATTGACGTTCGCAGACACATCCTCGCCGTACGTGAGATACGTCTTGTAGCCGAGGACCTCGGTCATCAGGGTATGCATGGTCGAGGCCAGGCGATGCTCGGTCATCGGTCCCGTCGCGTACGGACGGGAGAAGGCGAAACCCGGCAGGCTCGGGACGACGACGTGGAAGTCGGGAAGCAGCTCGGCGAAGTCGAGTTGCAGCGCGAAGGTGTGCGGCCAGCCGTGCATGACGAGCAGCGCGGGCGCGTCGACTCGATCCGACCGGAGGTGCACGAAGTGGAGTGTGGTGTCCTCCATGTCGACCAGGAACTGGGGGAAACTGTTGAGGCGGGCTTCGTGCGCACGCCAGTCCCACACGCGCCACGAAGCTACCAGATCGGCGAGGTACCCGGCCGTGATGCCCGCTCGCGGTGCACGTGGCGAGTCGGGGAGCAGGCGTGTACGTCCGAGACGATCTCGCAGGTCATCGAGGACGTCGTCGGGAATCTCGATCGCGAAGGGTGTGGGTGCACTCATACCGCGACGGTACGCGGCACCTCGGACAACGACCTCCGCGGTCAGGCGCTCTTGCGCTTCTCGCGCAGCACGAAGGTCGGCGCGGCGCGCTCTTCGACGGCGGCCCGCGTCACGATGACCTTGTCGACATCCTCGCTCGACGGGATCTCGAACATGATCGGCCCGAGCACGTCCTCCAGGATCGCGCGCAGACCGCGCGCTCCCGTCTTTCGTTCCACGGCCAGGTCGGCGATCGCCTGGAGGGCCTCCGCGTCGAACTCCAGCGACACACCGTCCAGCTCGAACATGCGCTGGTACTGCTTGACGAGTGCGTTCTTGGGCTCGGTCAGGATCTCCATCAGAGCCGCCTGATCCAGGGGGTTCACCGAGGCCACGACCGGGAGCCGGCCGATGAACTCGGGGATGAGCCCGAACTTGTGCAGATCCTCTGGACGCACCTCGCTGAAGAGGTTCAGATCCTGGCCCTTGCTGT is part of the Microbacterium sp. ET2 genome and harbors:
- a CDS encoding MFS transporter, whose amino-acid sequence is MPTSTLDRSPTRRVAWASMVGTSLESFDFYLFAYFSAFFVGPLFFEPLGSVGGTALSFLTIAVAFVVRPVGALIFGYLGDRLGRRTTLLWTVGVMGVATGLIGLLPTYAQAGWLGAVLLVTLRIAQGLSLGGEWGGSILIATEHSSPVKRAFYAAIPQLGSPVGSILSATLFIVLTFVLPAEELAAWGWRIPFLLALPLLLVSLYLRWSISETPVFEGLVAEGRRDRTPVLSMLRQRPGTLVIAIGAALLGIGSYSLMNTYTINYGTTELGFSYQDLLVATTVGGLLQLITIPLFGAWATRIGSARVVAAGALGTLLITFPMYFLLQFSSFPILVATMIIGGILPTMSWAALGGLMNDLFPDRFRYSALSFAYALAATVSGFVPYVTLTIGQATAFAWWHPGVILAAMSAVTLVAALAAGALITRRPAESEPVPDLVAAG
- the valS gene encoding valine--tRNA ligase, which encodes MATIPDKPALEGLEKTWDERWTAAGTYAFDRLRAAEVGRDGVYSIDTPPPTASGSLHIGHVFSYTHTDVKVRYERMRGKVVFYPMGWDDNGLPTERRVQNYYGVRCDPTLAYDPEFTPPYEGGDNKSSRAADQIPISRRNFIELCEKLTVEDEKHFEALWRSLGLSVDWSQTYRTISDETMRTSQLAFLRNIERGEAYQALAPTLWDIDFRSAIAQAELEDREQPAAYHRVAFHRTDGSGDIHIETTRPELLPACVALVAHPDDERYRDVFGTTVRTPLFDVEVPVLSHPLAQPDKGSGIAMICTFGDVTDIIWWRELDLPNRTILGQDGRVVADAPEVITSETGVSAYAELAGKTVFSAKKRIVELLQESGELIGEPRPFTHPVKFYEKGDRPLEIVSTRQWYVRNGARDAALRDRLISLGRELNWHPDFMRVRYENWTNGLTGDWLVSRQRFFGVPIPVWYGLDADGNRDYDRVIVPEVGQLPVDPTIDVPTGFTADQRGVPGGFEGEQDIFDTWATSSLTPQLAGGWERDPELWDLVAPFDLRPQGQDIIRTWLFSTMLRSALEDGRSPWRTAAISGFIVDPDRKKMSKSKGNVVTPADILAQHGSDAVRYWAASSRLGTDAAFDPQNPTQIKIGRRLAIKILNAAKFVLSFPVPEDATITHALDASMLSTLDAVVSEATAAWEVYDHARALELTESFFWTFCDDYLELVKERAYDRTDVGGASAALSLRLALSTLLRLFAPVLSFATEEAWSWFNEESIHITSWPQPQSTDGDPRVLVAVGTALIGIRRAKTEAKVSQKTPVAELTISAPAETRDLLRLAEGDLKAVGRVAEIHYVDGADTAVTDIRFAEEA
- a CDS encoding MFS transporter → MTDTRSEIVPDLGPAPPRRPPLGRDFGRLWTAAAFSNLADGLGRTAVPLIATTLTTDPLAIAAIGALAFLPWLVFGLPAGMLVDRLDRRVIMAAANTLRGGAAVALALLTVTDQLTVWALLAGVLVFGLGETLFDNATNAVIPALVPRGGLDRANGRVQAAQITIDSFLAQPVAGVLFAVSLASPLWLGAFGYLVPIVLALLLPVAAARPRRAPDDTPSATPISTRTALAYLWRHRYLRALVIFTSVVGSAFSFAQAATILYFLDTQGVPPAAIGFVTAGIGVGALAGSLLAPLLVDRFGRGAVMLSANVLAAVSLALVAAAPGVVLAVVFYGLMAFAVSSWNVPWGALRQLMVPGDIFGRVLGVIRSLTWGLFPIATLAGGLVARVDLRLPYIIAAGVTLAATAVATRLLLAASRQTGPSPLRTYAGAEAAQPNSSWAS
- a CDS encoding ArsR/SmtB family transcription factor; amino-acid sequence: MSTHDEPEPESDIAARVEVHHANDRVLDAPALRALAHPLRVKIYDILSQYGPQTASSLAERLGESTGSTSYHLRALARQDLIRERPGQGSGRERWWERPAGGITMSAAGAAKTPAARAVTQLVTGEFFRLRQQALLDFHDQAIGEEDDQWQDASLISTATARLTPAQSAELTHRIMAVIDETVERYRNQEGEDVRPVTIRADVFPLPEIGGVS
- a CDS encoding M3 family metallopeptidase → MTDANPLLEPSSLPYGLPEYRRVVTADYLPAFRTAFAAHRDEVARIAADPSDATFQNTLVALEESGHLLGDVARTFYTVSSADATEDIQAVEEELAPLMAAHQDAIQLDPALYARVRHVYDSRESSDLSPEDRYLVERRYREMTHAGAALGDDAKERLTQLNQRLSTLTTTFEKNLLADTNELAVVFDDESELDGLTEGELSAAARAAADRGMEGKYVVTLTLFTGHPYLSSLTDRESRRRIMAASRSRGSRGNANDNTGVLREIVRLRAERAQLLGYESHAAYVTADETAGSPEAVRELLFRLAEPAARNARKEQEALQRVIDASGETFPLAAHDWAFFTERVREAEYDLDRAALRPWFEAERVLKDGVFRAAAELYGVSLTERPDLPAYHPEARVFEVHDADGTPVGLYILDLYTRDTKRGGAWMNSIAVQSRLRETAAVVVNNLNVPQPSPGQPTLLTLDEVTTLFHEFGHALHGLFATVTYPSLGGTNVFRDFVEFPSQVNEMWIYWPEILSTYARHVDTDEPLPAEVVARLHASEAFNQGFSTSEYLAASWIDQAWHRLGPEEAGADLDVASFETGALAEIGLDNPAVPTRYSSTYFAHVFSGGYSAGYYSYIWSEVLDADTVEWFRENGGLTRENGDRFRQRLLGVGGSKDPLEAYRDFRGRDAEIAPLLRRRGLDV
- a CDS encoding epoxide hydrolase family protein, with the protein product MSAPTPFAIEIPDDVLDDLRDRLGRTRLLPDSPRAPRAGITAGYLADLVASWRVWDWRAHEARLNSFPQFLVDMEDTTLHFVHLRSDRVDAPALLVMHGWPHTFALQLDFAELLPDFHVVVPSLPGFAFSRPYATGPMTEHRLASTMHTLMTEVLGYKTYLTYGEDVSANVNDLLAATRAQVVGGVVATHAHFPTGRERDSLDDPSERAFFDRLARDHELHGAYGHVQATRPDTLAVALNDSPAGLLAWLCEKLVEWSDTPEGDPSLVERRISRDRILTEAMIYWVSQSIGTSFRPYYEGADQPDTIPPVRVPAAVHIQRHEADYPESLARRFYRDLRVFERLTEGGHFTVAEVPQDMAVRVRSFARSLDLVP